The sequence below is a genomic window from Chaetodon auriga isolate fChaAug3 chromosome 8, fChaAug3.hap1, whole genome shotgun sequence.
ACAAGGTTGCATAAAGCCACTATGAAGTGCCTCCCACAGGCAGGAAACTATAGTGTGAACTATGATCTAATTCGGTGTCTATGATGGCCTCACCGCCCTCTCATCCCTGCAGCTGTTGAAATTGGGATTCATGCCGTCAATATGTTTGTGAGTCACCATCCcacgagagagggagaacatGGGTGAGAAAGAGGGTGAggtagagggagagaggaaagagcaagagacacagaggaggcgggggcggtggtgtgtgtgtgtgtgagtgagtcatACGGCCTGACTGGTCTGAGGTGATGATCCTCAAGGTGCTATTTCTGGAGTTACCATCAATTCTGTCTTATCTCCTCCACTGGCCtcctttagtgtgtgtgtgtgtgtgtgtgttgatgaggCTCTGAATATGACTGACACCCTTCTCTGCTTCCCCTACATAAATGACTCTCCTGGTTGATTACAGTAAGAGCTTCTACACAATGCAATGAGGTTTTtcattaatgaaaatgaaatcctATAATGACTGATTCTTTCTGATTTTCTCCATGATGTGAAGGGGAATTCATTTTATCCCAAAGGACCAAACAGGCCTATGCTTAAACATGTAGAGTATGTTGAACTTGTATCTCATGTATactttaacatttaaaagatttcctgatttaaaggaaaaacacaatcGTCACACTTTCTGAGCTGTggataattcatttttattgtgttCTTTGAAAAAtagacatactgtatatagacaCTGATATATATTTGTTCTTTATCCAATCCAACCTCCCACAAATACAGTATACCTTTATATTTTTATAGGATCCACTGTTACATCTGGAGACACTTAAAGTGGGAGACCATTTTTTTTGGGATGGTCAGATTaagcacagaaaaaataatCCATTGTGGCTTTGGGATTGTAACGCAGAACTCAACTTTGGTCAATATAAGGctaaaaataaactcacaaatcACAGCATGGACCTACGAGTCAGCACATTTATTGATCTTAATAACTCTCTGACCACACTGGAGGGTTTGTTTATAGCAGCTGGTTTAACGGCTTGGTTTTTCTTCTTGCACTGTAGGTTTTCAGCAGAACAGCGGTTAGAGAAGTTCCTTGGAAATGTCTCGTTTCTTAATATATTGTTCTTCATGGTTAGAGCTACGTGTCTGAGTTGAGACCGAACGTGGTAAAATGCGTCATTTTTCAAAGTAGaagtagaaagaaagaaaggtcgTGGGAGGTCAACTTACATGAACATACAAGTAGCTAGACATCACAGCAAGTCATCCTTTTATACAGTAAGTATctggcaaaagaaaaagaaaaagatgcatttttacATTATATGTTGTATCTGTGTGCAATGGATTcaaaagataaacaaacaataacaaacccAACAATTGAAAGTGGCATGGTCACAACATTTTACAATATGCTTAGAATATATATAGATCATGATCTGTAGCTATATTAAGCTACACATATTCATCATTGACCAGCTGCTGATTAGCATCTATATTAGTAGCATGTTGGccctttattagtcattattaagcacttattaatgccttattctggtTATTAAGATTAACGTACAACAACTTTCTTCTTATAAGCAGTAATCAGGAGGTTATTAAGGGAAAACTCTTAGTTAATGCCCTGCTAGTTGTtgaatatggtcatgcagaataaggcattaagaAGTGCTTTATATTGACTATTAAAGGGCCAATATGTTACATGCTAGTAAGCAACCAGTTAATGGTCAATATGTGTACCTTTATATAAAGTGTGACATTAACAGCTTGTTGTGCTTGTAGGTTTAAGTTACACCGTGTGAGTGCCGAGCTTCGACAgtctaaacaaaacaaagataaaaacctCCTTGATGTCGCTTCTTTCTCACATGCACTTTAGTACAAGTGAATACGCAACCAGTGAAGGACAGCTCTGATGATGATGCAAGATTTCTACAGTGCTGCACGCTGAGAAGTGTTCGGCTTACTTCAGAACGTCTTAAATATTTTCAAGTTTCGCGTGTGAGCACAGGAAGGCAGCTGTTGCATCTAAAGCATCTGTGGATCcagacaggcagaaaacagCGAGCGGTGTGAAAGCAGTGTAGCTCATcggagagctgaatgtgctctcGTCATCCTCATCCCCGTTATGCAACCATCAGTCACATTGTTTGAGGCGCCTCCTCATATTAACATGCAGCACCTGCACATCTTTTTTAGCAACTCATAACTCTGAGCTGACAACGTTTTGATTCaaaatgttgcaaaaaaaaatgcgCGCTTGGATGGACAGGCGTGTGCCCACATGCTTGTGTTTGCCACAGGGAgcgagggagacagagaaaggaagggGATGGGTAatgatgtgaaaaagaaaacaattttttttttctatgagaAAGAATGCATGATGAACACCTTATTTGTGTTATCTATAAAGAAAACTGTTAGAGTGATAgactgtgttgttctgtgtgttcaaTCTAGTTCAATGTACCTTTCATCAGTCTGTCTGGTCGCGTCTATCGATCCTGTCTGATGTTTCGCTGAAGGAGACAAGGTCAGAGGCCTAATAAGGCAGAAGAAAATGTCAACATGAAATCTACCCTGAAGGTCTGTTCCGTCTTTCTCTCTAATCTGTTCTGATGATGTGTGAACTCCAAGCAAAGTATCCTTTAAGACATCTCTTGGCTTCTTGTTGCATGTAAACAGTACTTAAAAGAAGTATTCCAAAGCTAAAGCATGTGTACTCATATTGTGCAGTTTCGATTGACAGCTCTCACCACGAGTGTTGTAATGAAGTTGTGCTGcatatacatgtacacacagtacacacacactcgtcctcTGATGTCCTTTTAGACACAAGGCAGAGATAATGGTTGTTGTGTTCAGTGCTTCttttgatcatttctgtgtATAGGAGCCATTCACCAATAACTTCAAACACCGCATCTGCTGCTCTACGCCCTCCAGCAGTAACACCACCCTCCTTCACAAAACATGAATCCTCTCAACAGAGAAACTACGATGTTGTTGTTCGGCGGCTATCTtctattgatttgtttttgtggtttgttttctgGGTAGGGCTCCAGACCTGCATGTGCTTTGTCAGATGACTGTGTATTTCAGCTGATGATCAAACCGCAGACTTAAACTTTGCTCAGCTATATTAACTCTGCACCAATATAACCTGAAAATCAAGCCTTAATGTCAAACACAGCTAATAAAGATGAAGAATCAATACTATCAGTCATGTAAGCTGACCTTTCAAAGGAGGAAAACGCACACATagattgacacacacacacacacacacacacatgtgttcgcgctcacacacagtctgcacaccaATCAGGcgtcacacacacttcttcacTTTAAGCCTTCATCTGGACTTCTGTCAGGTCTCTGACTTTGTGGTCGTTGGCTGGATGTTCTGGACTTTGGAAAGTGTGGCTGGTACCTTTCCCTCTCCGGGGGCCGGTGCTCTCATTATCGGGGTACCTGCGGTGAAAACAGTCCTGTTATGTGAGATACTCCTCCGAAAAGTCTCTATATCATACTAACCCTTTCACtcactctgcttcctgtctgccaTTTTTTAACCTTCATTCCATAATGTGTCATAACAAGAGAGTAGAGAGTAAAACCGTACCGACAGCGTGCAGATCTGCCAACCTCTCCTTAAACTTCTGCTGCAGATACAGTTCTTCTTTGGAGTAGCTTTTGGCaaaggcagacagcaggagacCCAGAGCCACGGAGGTGCCTCCCACACAGAACAGCACAGCGCCCGTCAGCTTACAGACATCCAGTGCACGGTTAAAACTGACGGCATGGCTGGTTGAGAAAAAGACTGTCTGTTTAAAGCATTAATTACAAGTGGAACGTCAATGTTTGTGCAACCAGTAACCTGAACCTGAAAACCTGAGATGTTTTTCTCATGGTACGTCAAGGTGTTCTGCAAAGAAGTACCATTTAGGATATTTATCCACATAAAGATCTTGTGTTCAGGGAATCTATATTTAGGCCATCTCTTTTGAGTAGCTATACTTGTATTCATTCATATTGAtaaatatttacaatatttCAAACCCAGTGTAATATCCCTATTTATGCAAAGTCCTTGATTTGGAGATAAATTTCCCACTGAGGCAGCATATCGTGCATTCCGCAATTTCATTGGCTCTACGACACGTCAGCCATTGACACCATCAGCTGCAACTGGCTCCATCTTTACACTAAAGAAGAGAACAAGGCACTTCTTTTCAACATGGACTCTCTTCGGCTATTGCCAGCTGCATACTTGAAATAGAAGAATCCTAATTGGTCAAGTCAGATATAATAAAAAGGTTCAGTGCGGCGGCCATCTTGAGACCAAGATGTCACTGCTGTAGCGGCTGTATCTTGTACCATCTGATGAGAATTTCAGCTTTCCAAAAACGAATGACACGAGTATAAACTTACATGGACGGACAGACTATGTAAGACTGCTGCGACGCCCTGCAGGTGGACCCTTTGAGTTTAAGAGGAAAACGGGACACTCATTTTTATGGTGTGATAAACAATCTTTGTTATGTTATTGCATGTCTGTTCTAGTTTAGGCTGACTTACAAGCTGTCCTGTgggggtgtgcatgtgtgatctGAGGCTTTTTCAATGGCCAGCCTTGTATAGAAACTACTGCATGTGCTCTCCATTATTATGTGTTCGAAGCAAATACAGATTACAACCTAACAACTGAATATACTGAATTGTGCAACAATATCAAAGACTTTGTCCACTCCATCCCATTAATAGGCTGTATTGTTCCTATACCTGTCAACAAAAAGGAGATCATCCTCCCCAAACGCTTCAATCCTGGCCGGAGTGGCATAACCCACCAGAACAACAATGAGGCCTGCAAACAAAATCAGGGTGCCGAACGCGAGACAGACCTGGCGGGAAAAAGAAATAGAAGTTGCAGGATAAAAAACAACCTCTTATGTTCTGTATTGCAAAGCCCGGGTCTTGCTGTAATCGCAGATCATTGTTTGCAACACAACATGATCATCTACATAACAGCAGGTGAGGTGCGGTTTTGTCTGAGCAGGCTGAAGGTTCGCCTCACCTTCCAGAGTAAAGAGCTCCACCTGCTCGGTGATCTCTGAATCTGAAAATCTTCATCACGTTCCCAGATAGACGCTGTGCACTCCTCATAAAACTAGATGAGAGATCAGagagatttttgttttcatttccaatTATGGAAATGCACATGAGATCAAGATCTAAAACCCCAAGTTGCAAAAAAGATTCAGTCAAGTGATGATGACACGATCAAGACGAGGGACTTGTGAAAGAAGAGAGCGGCTGATATTTGCTGAGGGatgcctcctctctcttttgtttgtgtttatataaatatgaatgtgtgtgtgtctgtgttataCCTGGTGTAGGTAGGAGCGTACTCCATACTGCTGGCAGTTGCCACTGGCTTGAGCTTGCTCAGCATACTCCGACCCACAGATCTCTGAGCAAGAAGTCATTCTTCACATCTGTCTACCTGTTCGAGAACACACGCAAATGCATGCACACGTATGAATGCATGACTGCTTAAAGACACCACCCACACATTCTGTGGACAAACTCTCTCCAGCCATTACACATGCATCAACACGTGCATACCGATGCAGTGCATCCATATATTCATACACACTAGCATGTACCCTCACACACAGTGCCAGAAAGTTATGTAACAGTGTACTGGAGGCATGGGTGCCTCAGAACATTGAGATTAATGATGCATTCTCCTTGTCTGCTGTTATGAAATAAGCCATGAGATATTACATTGGTCCTCCTCATTAGATTTAATATTGTGCCGGCTGAATGCAGAGAGTGCTGACATGTACAGAGATaaccttcttttcttttcatagTGTGCTTCATGCAAAAATCATTGCTATCAGGTTCTGTACAAGTAAAATAGTTTTTCACCTGACCAATAATGTGCACTAGACCAGCGATCCCCAGCCTTTTCTGCGCCACGGACCGGTTTCACGTAAAGCAATATGCCGGGCCGGCATTGAAACGagtaaaaacaaattattaaaaatacaactcaccatCACCCTGAATGTAGCTGTggtaattagtgggagccctgcgcttgtttctcttcaacgagaaggcttcattgcctcatttgcgagcctgtcgccacatattacgcagagcgGGCTTCgtgcgtgagaatcacctgaagcggtaaacccgtattttaagtaggactgctgatgTTGTCTCTTAAATGAAGCTTTCTTTGtcttggaagttgtaggctcttcttctgtctcatcatttggcctttcCCCTTTCCGAGGAAGCTCCCCAAAGACGTTCATCTTTTACTCACTTTTGCTAGCTTGTGGGCTTACTTTTTAACTACCGTATCACGTGACCGAGACGAGCGGTTTATGGTTTGACATGTGCATAGAGGCACAGgtggatgcacctgattttcaaaataaaacttctttcagactctaatgatcaataaaacattttttgttctgtctctctgtgcggcCCGGTACCAAATGGCCCCGGTGGTTGGAGACCGCTGCTCTAACGCACTAtttactgcactgacttcctgtaactgttattattatcagtgtgtgtatcCTGGGTCAGATCCCGGGACTGATCCCGGCCCGGGTggctattgttattattattattattattattcattcattcattcattcaactcctataccgactatccctttcaggattgcggggggggggggggggggggggggggctggagcatATCCCAGatgtcaacgggcgagaggcgggggacaccctgaaccggtcgccagtcgactgcaggtattattattatttatcattattattattattagtgtgtgtctgtgtgtgtgtgtgtgtgtgtgtgtgtgtaagtccCGGATTGGATCCAAGGTCGGATCCCAGGTAAGTGCCGGGAAAGTTCGGGGTCGGTTCAGGAACTTTCCCGGGTAAGTCCCGGGTAAGTCCCGGGTAGGTCCCGGAATTTTACCGGGTCGGTCGCGGCAATgtcccgggaaagttccgggtcggatcccgggtcaGATAAGggaaaactgattcatgcctttaattCAAGCTGACTCGACCCAGCTGTTACTATCATTATTGTTGTTGGTcggaagaaaaaacactgatagaCTTAACcttattcaaaactctgcagctcgactatgaaccagaaccaagagcagagagcacattagtctagttttagctgctctgcactgacttcctgtaactgttattatgatttgtgtgtgtttgacatatGTACAGAGGCACGGGCGGATGCACctaattttcaaaataaaacttctttcagaccCTCATGATCAATATGGTACggtggttggggaccgctgcACTAGAGAGCCATTTGCCCAGACTCCTGTGATTTTACATAAAGCTCATTAAGGGAATGTACTTAGATGTTTTGTTACAGCTGTATATACAAATCATATAAAAATCACACTAAAAAAAGCCAATAAAACATACACACTAGGAAATGTTATTTTACCCACACTTGCAATTCCCTCAATATCCATTTGAGATCCAGAAGCATTTCACAGCTCACTGactgtgtacaaacacacatcaccaTGTTTCAAGTTTTTGTCAGCCTGCACTAAATTTCAACCGCTGTTTCTGTTGCATCACAACAGAAATAGACTGCGTAACAGTGGTGGGAATAAAACATTGATCCCAGTGTTGGCAAAGGTTCTTGCATATGCCAAGATAAGTAAAAAGTGAAGATATACATCCAAGtaatacattcattttcacacattcacaaacaaagAAGCAATATTGGCAGCTGATGTGATTCAACAGATCAAGCCTGAATAAAAGCAGCGGCTCAATAGGCTTTCTGGTTAATCAGGATAGGTGAGTCAGCTAGAGCTAGCTGGTGATGTAATGTAAAGTAAACAAGCAATGGTTACTCACCACTGAAGCAAAGAAATTAATGATATTGCTTATTTATTAAATGCTGTAGGAAATAAATTTGAGCTCAGAGCACTATTGACACAGTTGTATGCAGGTGAGTAATAGAAGTATTGGTGCAATTCGCTAATGCAAGATGTGCGGTAATACCAAGAGATGGCAGTGTTTAGTGTCGCTTTGGATGAAATTTTAAGGGCCTTGACACAAAATCTTTAACCTTCAGCCCATATTGCCATCACTGTCATTACACAACTTGTGTGTTAAAACTGTGGAGGAAAGGTGTCACTCTTAATTAATCCATAGAAGACAGTGTCTCGTTTGGGTCTGCTCATCACTGACACCTGACATTACGCATTCCTGTATCTGGTGATGCTAGTCaagtcaggtttttttttttttgtatagcTCAAAGTCACAAATCATGAACTCAAAAAGGCCTCAAAAGGCTTTGCAATCTGTAAAGCATATGACACCCCTCATTCTTACACCCTCGATTTAGTGTTACCTCTTTCATCCATGAAATGTCaatcagcacaaagacaaagttGTTGCACAATGTAAACATTTCAGAGGATAGTTTAAACGTTAGCAGAACACAGCTAAAGCACTGTCATTCTCTTCTACAGTCTACCCTTATAGATGTTCAGAAACGATTCAAACAATATTTTTGAAATGTCAGGGTTTCAGTCAAACATCATAATATGAGTGTGATGAGTGAAATTCTGCTCAGATGAGGCACACTGTTCCTTGGTAACTCATGTTCATCATATTCCTGATGCATTCAATGATGCTGAGGACTCTCATGAAcatctggctctgtccagatgCTTGAAGTCTCTGTGTACCCATATCTGCATGTATTCAAGAAATTTAAATATTCATCATCCTGCCAAATAatgaaacatgcaaaatatggaaatatgagAGCTTGCTGTTTATTATCCCTTTTCAAGTTAAAGGGATGTGATTTAGGCCTAATTCCATTCAAAACATAAACCTCAGGGTGAAATCTTCAtgattgtaaacaaacaaacaaacaaattattagtTCATTTTTTGCTATTTTGATTTACAATTACACTTTGCAGCAGTGCTCATAGATTTGATCAACCTTGACCTTATTTGGTCCAGAAGAACATTTAATcatacagaaacaaacatacaaCCAACGTAAACGGTCCAAACTGACTTACAGATGAGGTTATTCGACTGACTGAAGAAATCTGCTATATAGCATACCAACGGtggcaaaataaaagcaataaactTAAAACGGACTGTGAAAATGGTGAAATACTAAATTTAGACGCACTAACATCTCGCAGATGGCTCAGGTCATTTTCATTCGTATCCAGGTGCATCCCCTCGTAATCTGACATTTTCCCTCGCCCACAACGCATAAGACAAGCCAACTAAATACATCGCGACCTATCCTGACCTCACTAACTATGTTTTgaaagaggaaagcagaaaacatACATACGATGATCAAAATGAAGGCATATAAACGGCCGAACGGTGGAGCAACTCCCGCTGAACCGGGAGCTGGCCGTGGTGCTGAACGCCATTATCACATCCAGCCCTGAGcccagcaggaaaacacataGACGTCATGTGTGACGCCAGTCTGAAAACAGACCTCATCCATTCGCCCTCCCAACCCCCCATGAGACGCAAAAAGACACCCAGCACGCGTTTTAAGTCAGCTGAAAAGGCGCACTTTGCTTCAAAACATCTGGACTAAGTCACGccacctgtaaaaaaaaaaaaaaaaaaaaaaaaaaaaacatgtaatccCTAAAAATGGCATCTGCAGGCACAAGCTTGGGATCGAAGTTTTAATGATTTGATCACGATACCAACGCCCGAAACGCGTAAAGTAAGAGAAACCGGCGACTTTGACAGAAGGTGACAAGTTTAAAACGAACAGTTGTTTCGACATCGTTCCCCCCATGAACGCTACTTCCAGATGTGCAAGATGACATCGTGTGCAAGCATGACAGCTCTGAGGGCATCCATGCATGAAATATGATTTGCCGACACgttatttacaaaaacaacaatgcagCTGCGCGTCTGTAATGGCAGAAATATTCTAGGAAATCATTAAAATCGTCATTTACCTGTCATTACCAGAGTGATCACTCGCTGCTGTTCCCTCAGCCGGGTCCCATCACTCTACggtcacctctctctctctctctctctctccgtcgaTGATTCAGATTGTCACGCTGTCTACTGCGCAGGCGTCACATCCATGACAAAATATGATTCAATGGCGAATATAAATAACCAGGCAAGAGGCAAACCGAACAGAAAGACATTCATTCAAGATTCATCATTCATACCATGAATGAAAATATGGATTCATTAGAtatctagatagatagatggtgATTGTTTCTCAGGAGCTGGCACTAACAAGTGACAGGCACAGTACCACAGAATATATAGGTCTCTATCATAGCATATACCATTTACAAAACTAAAAAGTTCATGTACAAGTGCACCAAAGTGcgcacacatatgcatgtaCATACTTCAATAGTACATGTACGTGgttgaacacatacacacaaagtcactatctgaaaacacagtaaagtgCATATAAAGCCTGGCTCAGCAGGAGGTCAGACCAcgtacacgcacacgcatgaCCTGCAGTGAAAAAAGCCAGAGTAGAAATAAAGTCAGGGTGGAGGAAAGGCATTTGAGTCACGCATCAAATCCGCAGCAGGTACACAATAATGCAAAAGACACACATATACGCACAGTGTCCAGAATTTCAGTCACATATCAGGGCAGTCTATTTTTAGCACCATCAGTGACGTACACTGTTGAAGGAAGTGTTAGTCATCACCTCAGAGCTCCTCTTGGGGAAGGTATGATGACCTAAAGAGACAAAGGGAGCCCACGGTTCAGCCAAATTCAATTCCAAGATTTATTCATTCACAGTCAGCACATCAAAAACTTTCAGGTTTTTAAGTTTAGTCACAAATCAAACTGTCTGCTGGGCATCATCCATGTGGGCCTTTACTGCGATGTCATAAAATAATGGTGAAAAGTACCCAATCATCAGGTTCACAGAATTGTGGTGATAGAATTAGCCTTGATTATGTCTGAGACTTTGCACATTGTGTACAGTACGTTGGATCGTTTAAAGCTGGCAGGAGGTCAAATCTAAGCCTCAGCATCATTTCAGATTTGAAGAAACACTctgtataaaaataaactaagTAAGGTTGGAATTCACTTTGCTGTTGTGCACAAAAGAAGGAAGTTACTTTATGGAGACTGTTTCTGGCTTTGGAATTTAATTAAAGTCACATAAATATGGCTGGGATTAATTACCACTCCCATTACAATTCCCTCCCTGAGGTTTTGACTATGTGACAGCTCCCTGCACTTAAAGGCAACATCAATCAACATTAAATTCATTTGCAATGGTTTTTCAGAGAGAGGAAGTTAATTGTAACACTGGATCAGAATTTAACAGGTGTGATAAAGTCTGTCTGTACATGGTCAAAAGGTGCAATTTCTGTCAGCAGTGAAATGGCAGTTCCCTCAGGCAAGCAATACAGAGAGCGCTCACACAGGCAATCAGTAGCTATAGAATAAAGGCTGGACCACCGAGGCAACCAATTCGCccaaactgactgacagctaCACTACACCAAGGCTTATTATGAATGGGGAGCTGGTTGGACGATGAGCTGAGCCAAGTAAGTGAAGATTAAAAGCTGGCTTACAGGTGTTGAATGGCACATGTTGGTCAGTAGGCACATCAGAAGAGGTTTGTATGCACACAGCAGTAGCTGAACTAGAGCCAGTGAGGGGAGATGAGAAGGTCGACCTGATAATGATCTTGGGGATATATCTGAGGTGAGGAGAAGCTGTTTTGGCTCAAAGGAGAGGCTGTTTCACTTTGTGCTTCGAATGAGCTTTTTACGGCCGTCTTTGTTTATTACACATTTGAGATTCAATGGAAATGATGCATCTGAAAATTACAAGTTATAAATGAGTATAAGAGTCTTCAGACATGAGTCCTCAATGATAAGACACGAGTTTTGTTTTTAGATGTAAAGGTAATATGGGACATTAAATTTACTTTAAGTGAATATTTTACTGTATTCTGTGTAACTTGTGGTAGCATTGACTTATAGTAAGTTAAGAACACTGTGTGTAATAAAGTCAGACTAATGCCACTGGTGAGTGCATCTCGCCTTTTTTACTGTAACTGGACCTGAACAGTGCAAAAATACAAGATCAATAGCAATGAAGAGTACATTAACAGTCCATAACATGACATGCTTCTGATGCAAAAGCAAACTCTGTATCTATTATGCTGTACTGGTGTTAAATCAGGATGAGCCTATTTAACCAAAGCGCCTTTAACATCTTCCTACACTCTTGTGTGTTATTGTTCCTTGAGTGGTTTTCATAGTGTATTTTTAGACATCCCAGAATACCTCCAACCGCAGTCACTTACTGGAAGTTACATTTGCAGACACATATACATGCGTTGCTGTGTTCAATCACACAGCtgttcacaaacacatcacataaAGTGAAAATATGTTTCACTGAAGCCTTTGGAGAGTACCTTTTTCCACctttcaattttttttaatttattttttctttttaccaaaATCCAGatttaagtatttaaaatgtgttcacgtgtgtttgtgagaaCTACCTTCAGGCCATCAGGACCTAATATACCTTTACA
It includes:
- the nrsn1 gene encoding neurensin-1, producing MTSCSEICGSEYAEQAQASGNCQQYGVRSYLHQFYEECTASIWERDEDFQIQRSPSRWSSLLWKVCLAFGTLILFAGLIVVLVGYATPARIEAFGEDDLLFVDSHAVSFNRALDVCKLTGAVLFCVGGTSVALGLLLSAFAKSYSKEELYLQQKFKERLADLHAVGTPIMRAPAPGEGKVPATLSKVQNIQPTTTKSET